The Rhizophagus irregularis chromosome 12, complete sequence sequence CCtctttgtttttaaattaagcAAGGACCGACCTTGCTGAAGATTGTTGAATTAAGTGGAGGTTACAAAAGTTTCGGGAAAAGCAGATATAAATTCTAGAAAACAATGAAATAATTTCCAGTACCTAAACTAAAACGTATGTCTTCACTTACTTATTAGGAAAAAATCTGCGAATATCGGCCGAATAAGTACATCAAAAAATCCGAATAGGGTTTGAATTGTATCCCATAATGCattttaaactataattttggtaaaaaaaaaaaaatatagatatatatacGCCTCCTGgtaaatttggaaaaaaaaaaaatttaaataatttgttgaatttctccttccctttttttcttcttgaCGTTAGATACGTCACTTTATTTATAGGATTAAATATACCTacctatatataattatacataattcGCCCCGGAAggtgataatatatatatatatatatacacattctttttaataaaaatggttaatttcattttgaattcatttttactttttttacttgttGGAATTGTTTCTTCAGCAGACTCATCAACTTTTGGCTCTGTTGCAGAAAATAATGGATTTATACCATCAACTGACCTTCGTGGTTCTTTTAGTCAACAAAATGCAAATACCCAAGGATTTCATAAAGCagatgtttattttaaaacaaagatACCATCATTAAATCCTGATCAAAGTGGAGTATCAAGTATTAATTGTAATGATGGAAAAATTACTCTCGGTTTGAAGGAGCAAAATGATATCGATCAAATTAACAATTGGCCCGATAAAGTTATCTTATTAATTTCAGATAAATGGGAATGTTTTGGTAAAACTGAAAcccaattttttatagttagtGATAAGGTCATTGATGCACCTAATAAATCAGTGAGTTTTACTTCTGAAGAAAGTAAAATATCGGATCAAGCAGATGAATTCCTTATTAACGTTTCATGGGTCGATGGAGGTTCGAAAAAACGTAACGTAAATCGTCGTAGATCACGTAAAAGAGCTCAAAATCTTGATAtaagcaaaaaattaaatttaaatgttttatttgatgaaaagACTGGAAAATCTTCAAAACCAAATATTCCACTTATTAAATTGGGACAAAATAATACTGAGGAAACTTTACTTTGTGCTAATTGTTTTGTAAACGGTGAAGCCACAATTAACATGATAATTGGTGGTAAATTTTTCCCCTTTAAATTAACAGATGCTACAATTTCTGTTAAAGGGAACATTAAGATGAACCTTGACTTTTCTATTAATGGTAAAGTTGGTGCTAGTCTTTCTCCCCCTGATATTCAACTTCTTAGTATTCCTTTATCTCCTCtcggtatatcaaatttatttaatattggaCCTTCGATAGATCTTGGCGCTTCAGCTTCAATAACTGCAGATATAACAGGAACTCTTCGTACTGGAGGTGAAATTGACATACCAAATTTTAGTGCTAATTTCACTTTGATTGATGAGCCAAAATTTGTTCAATCCGGTTTTGATCCACAAACAAAATCACATGATCCAACTGTTGGTGTCACTATTTCAACTGGTATTAGTGGTTCGTTAAAGCCACAATTATCCTTTGGTCTTGATGTACTTAATGgactttttcaaattaaaactGGGTTCCAAGTAAAAACAACACTTGGTACTAGTGTTTCAATTGGTAGTGAAAGTGGATGTAATGGAAATGATCAACCACATCTTGAAAGTACTCTTGTAGGTGATTTAGGTTTCTTTGTAGCAAAAAAAGACTTTCCTATAGTAAATTTACCATCCGTAACTTTATTAGATAAGTGCGTACCAAAAGTtgtttaatttagatttagatgatataaaatattagaattttggGTTAATTTGGGTtaatttagatataatttctcttttgtataataatttattatatacagtatataatttttaattaattacataaaaaaaaaaaaaaaggttttcaaataataaatatataatcaaataattgaaaattttaaaatctgcgtacataaataactaaataattgaaataaataactattatgataattaatagttaaatCAAAATCACATACAATTAACAAAATGGGTTCACCTTTGCTGCTatctttatttgttaaataatatataataccacgtacaattaaataatttgatgatcaaaaaaaaaaaatataaaatacttttttgaaattatttagaaCGTCCTCGAAATAATCTTCCCTCAAAGAATCCATCATCACAAAAATAAACTAATCCGTTATCTTAACTACtttaaatacttcataatcatcaATCTCAAAATTCCTTGGAATGTTAATATCAGGATATGAGTTTGGCTTTGAACTCCAAGTACCATCTGGATGCATCATTAAATCATGACTGATACCACACCAAAATCCAAAGAGTGGACCCCATTCAACCCAACAACTTACAGCGTATTGTGTATTAATTACTCTACCTAAACGAGCTGTATTAATGTTCTGATAATCATCAAGAcagaatataaaactatctggtgcatttttgaaaataccaTCTCCACTCCAATTAAGTGGATTATACCCGCcaactattttatttgttCCTCTAATTTTTGCGACTACAATACTTGCCTCTTTAGGATCacatttataatgaaatgCTGGGGAAGTAAATCCATCCACGCTTCCACGTAAAATGAGATCAAATTCGTATTGAACCTCTTGAGCTTTTTTATAGGGTTCAACTCTTCTATCCAACCAACTTGCGAATAATTTGACGTGTTCTGGATAAATAATAACGGAATCAATTTTAGGTAACCTTGGTGGTAATGATCCAATAATTCTCCTTACGCTAggcattaaataaaattgtaaaatttcctgttttaattttttaggtaataattttttataacacaTCACTTTACTACAATATTCTTCTGAAGTGATATCTTGAAATCTAATCAATGGTATAAAATTATGTATGGTTTGCTCCATTATATTAATCTCATCTTTGGTCCAAGCGGAAGGATCGCGATTGACGGTAGAATTTTGTGCATGAGCCCACTTAATTAAGTTGTTccatatttcaatttcttttaacataaGATCATCTCGACTAAGAAGGCTTTCTAAAATATGTGATGGTATTgtcaaaaaagaatatttttgaaataatatatgtggctcttgacaaattttttccaatgataaattttgtaaagttgaaaaattttcattctcaaaaattattttaagaattcCGACGGGATCaacttttaattgattattaacaaaaaattcttgaatatgTTCCGCAAGAGTAGGAAGTCCAAACTCATCTACAGctattaatagttttataacATCTATAGCATTTTCAAAATCCAAATCTAATTTTccacaataaaaaaatctgaaataaaaaacaattaattttaaattttaatttaaattatttctctttcttttttttttaaaaaaaaaacgacttatgaaaaaaacatttatctGATTACACTACTTTATAAGCTTGTTCATAATATTTGGCGTAACATTAGGTTTGTTAAATATGTACATTCCATCCTTTTTTTCGGCCCAATTATTCGAAAATGCTGTGTAAAAATAAGTTGATTGACAACGAAGGATAACCGAGTGAGCGTAAATCTTTTGAGCATTTGGTTCCTCTCCTGCATAAATGATAAGATCACAATCATCTTTTGTTTCATAAAGTTGTtcgaaatttttgattaaatctGGTAAGAACTTAGATTCTACCTCCatgattttaagaaaaaagaaaaaaagaaagaaaattattatttgggAATTTTGGAaccaatttatatataattaaacgGGTCCATGACTCCGGATTTAACCAAGTTTGGTAACTTTCCGTAATTCTGTAATCTTGTTGATCATAGATTTACGTGTCAGTCGTGTCACGCCGTTATATCTTGCCGTCAAGCCATAACCTGTCAAGCCACTTATTTTTAGGCTGAgctctattttttattactaggaaacgggaaccgttgtaagtccggagcgaggtataataaataaagatgtgGCGATATTCTACTAATTAGCCTTGGAATTCCGgtaattttctgctgattagcagcataacgccttggaattcctggacagagaaactcacgtgattgaaaatttacacgTTATTTCCATAGATCATCATAGTGCGTAgacatatatagtccttcgcttcgctccggacaattaGGTCAGTCCTAGACTCCCAGTTGGAAGTTcgttaaatatttcttaaaatttagaGACCGGCCCAAAAACTAACACAATCAGATGAATTCGAtgaatttgtcaaaaaaacgacaaatttttattttactttaaaaaggTTGTCGGAATGattaattacataaataataaacaaagcAGACATCATGTTTATGCCACGTGATTTTCTGCGACCAGGAACAGGGCCCTGAGTACAATGATTGGAACCTCCGCGGTGATAATAGCATATGTTAATTAGTACAAAAACCTGAATCCGTACAAGGttacatttattttcatagtattaaaaaatttgattgtaCAATGAAGTGCTATATCTCCGTATTCAGGGGTCCT is a genomic window containing:
- a CDS encoding uncharacterized protein (SECRETED:cutsite_SSA-DS; SECRETED:prob_0.4684); SECRETED:SignalP(1-21), translating into MVNFILNSFLLFLLVGIVSSADSSTFGSVAENNGFIPSTDLRGSFSQQNANTQGFHKADVYFKTKIPSLNPDQSGVSSINCNDGKITLGLKEQNDIDQINNWPDKVILLISDKWECFGKTETQFFIVSDKVIDAPNKSVSFTSEESKISDQADEFLINVSWVDGGSKKRNVNRRRSRKRAQNLDISKKLNLNVLFDEKTGKSSKPNIPLIKLGQNNTEETLLCANCFVNGEATINMIIGGKFFPFKLTDATISVKGNIKMNLDFSINGKVGASLSPPDIQLLSIPLSPLGISNLFNIGPSIDLGASASITADITGTLRTGGEIDIPNFSANFTLIDEPKFVQSGFDPQTKSHDPTVGVTISTGISGSLKPQLSFGLDVLNGLFQIKTGFQVKTTLGTSVSIGSESGCNGNDQPHLESTLVGDLGFFVAKKDFPIVNLPSVTLLDKCVPKVV